Proteins encoded in a region of the Triticum dicoccoides isolate Atlit2015 ecotype Zavitan chromosome 3A, WEW_v2.0, whole genome shotgun sequence genome:
- the LOC119266637 gene encoding fatty acyl-CoA reductase 1-like isoform X1 produces the protein MIGEMDADSVVGYFRGKSILITGSTGFLGKVLVEKILRVQPDVKKLYLLIRAPDAVSAKLRIQTEIIGREIFHVLKEKHGVRFNNFIEEKICPLVGDIIYENFGLDSAQLGELSKDVDVIVNGAATTNFFERYDVAFDVNVLGVKHICAFATKCPKLKMLLHVSTAYVAGEQEGIIPEKPILMGETIKVGTHLEIESELNLIKVTMQELKASCSTEKAGRKTMKELGLKRARHFGWPNTYVFTKAMGEMMMGLLPMDFPVVIIRPSIITSTLKEPLPGWMEGIKTIDSVVIGYAKQTLPFFLVDLDLIMDVIPGDMVVNAMMVAMVAHSEDQQVQIIYHVTSSLRNPAPYAILWKSLFRYFNDNPPCTGRNGEHVRLKKMRFFSSVMWFRLYMAFKYMLPLEMLRLVNIALCGVFSRVYNELSRKFRFMMQLSELYAPYTLFKGCFDDMNLDKLRMAMKKDNQNNNGAYYFDFDPKYIDWEDYFYSVHIPGVLKYTRD, from the exons ATGATCGGTGAAATGGATGCGGACAGTGTTGTAGGATATTTCAGGGGCAAGAGTATCCTCATCACTGGTTCAACTGGCTTCCTAGGCAAAG TGCTCGTAGAGAAGATACTGAGGGTTCAGCCTGATGTGAAGAAGCTCTACCTCTTGATTCGGGCCCCTGATGCTGTATCCGCGAAGCTTCGGATTCAGACTGAG ATCATAGGTCGGGAGATCTTTCATGTGCTAAAAGAAAAACATGGTGTGCGGTTCAATAATTTCATTGAGGAAAAGATATGTCCGTTGGTGGGAGATATCATTTATGAAAACTTTGGACTAGACAGTGCCCAGCTAGGGGAATTGTCCAAGGACGTAGATGTCATCGTCAACGGAGCTGCGACTACAAATTTCTTTGAAAG ATATGATGTGGCTTTCGATGTGAATGTCTTGGGTGTGAAGCACATCTGCGCATTTGCAACAAAATGTCCTAAGCTCAAGATGTTGCTTCATGTTTCAACAG CCTATGTAGCTGGTGAGCAAGAGGGGATAATACCAGAGAAGCCGATTTTGATGGGTGAGACCATAAAGGTGGGCACACATCTAGAGATCGAATCGGAGTTAAATTTAATCAAAGTGACCATGCAAGAACTAAAAGCTAGTTGTTCCACGGAGAAGGCTGGGAGGAAAACTATGAAGGAGCTTGGCCTCAAGAG GGCTCGACACTTCGGGTGGCCGAACACCTACGTATTCACCAAGGCaatgggggagatgatgatggggcTCCTACCAATGGACTTTCCGGTTGTCATCATCCGCCCAAGCATTATAACCAGTACCCTCAAGGAGCCATTGCCTGGATGGATGGAAGGAATCAA GACAATCGACTCGGTGGTCATCGGATACGCCAAGCAGACCTTGCCCTTCTTCTTAGTCGACCTAGATTTAATAATGGATGTG ATTCCAGGGGACATGGTGGTGAATGCTATGATGGTTGCCATGGTAGCACACTCAGAGGATCAGCAGGTGCAAATCATCTATCATGTAACATCGTCGCTGCGGAACCCAGCACCTTACGCCATCCTTTGGAAGTCTCTCTTTCGGTACTTCAATGACAACCCCCCATGCACGGGAAGGAATGGTGAGCATGTTCGGCTGAAGAAGATGCGGTTCTTCAGCTCTGTCATGTGGTTCAGGCTGTACATGGCCTTCAAGTACATGCTTCCCCTCGAG ATGCTTCGCCTAGTGAACATTGCACTTTGTGGTGTTTTCTCACGGGTATACAACGAACTCAGCAGAAAATTCCGATTCATGATGCAGTTGAGCGAATTATATGCACCATACACTTTGTTCAAAGGGTG CTTTGATGACATGAACTTGGATAAACTAAGGATGGCGATGAAAAAGGACAATCAAAATAACAATGGGGCCTATTACTTTGATTTTGATCCCAAGTACATTGACTGGGAAGATTATTTCTACAGTGTTCACATCCCTGGTGTGCTCAAATATACGCGTGATTGA
- the LOC119270937 gene encoding probable fatty acyl-CoA reductase 5: MTGEMDVDSVVEYFRGKSILITGSTGFLGKVLVEKILRVQPDVKKLFLLIRAFDVESAKLRIQNEVIGREIFQVLKEEHGVGFHNFVEEKICPLVGDIMHEDFGLDTAKLREVSKDIDIIVNVAATTKFSERYDVAFDVNVLGVKHVCAFAKKCIKLKMLLHVSTAYVVGEQEGLIAEKPFFMGETLRVGTHLDIESELNLIKETRRELRDDGSTEKDERKVMKKLGLKRARNFGWPNSYVFTKAMGEMLMGLLQGDFPVVIIRPSIITSTLKEPLPGWMEGIRTVDAVIMGYARKTLPFFLGNLDLILDMIPGDMVVNAMMVAMAAHSDDQKGQIIYNVTSSVSNPAPSALVIDAMHRYFFENPPCKGNGKRVRLKKMRFFSTLTQLRLYMAIKYKLPLEMLRLVSIALCGIFSECYNELNGKYSFVMQMVELYAPYTLFKGCFEDTNLEKLRTTMNKDDQINNGAYYFDFDPKSINWVDYLYGVHIPGVLKYCI, encoded by the exons ATGACTGGTGAAATGGATGTGGATAGCGTTGTAGAATACTTCAGGGGCAAGAGCATCCTCATCACTGGATCAACGGGGTTCCTAGGAAAag TGCTTGTCGAGAAGATATTAAGGGTTCAGCCTGATGTCAAGAAGCTCTTCCTCTTGATTCGGGCCTTCGATGTTGAATCCGCAAAGCTTCGGATTCAAAATGAG GTCATAGGGAGGGAAATCTTTCAAGTTCTCAAAGAAGAACATGGTGTGGGGTTCCATAATTTCGTCGAAGAAAAGATCTGCCCTTTGGTGGGAGACATCATGCATGAGGACTTTGGACTAGACACTGCCAAGCTGAGAGAAGTGTCGAAGGACATAGACATTATTGTCAACGTAGCTGCCACTACGAAATTCTCTGAGAG ATATGATGTGGCTTTCGATGTGAATGTCTTGGGAGTGAAGCATGTTTGCGCATTCGCAAAGAAGTGTATTAAGCTCAAGATGTTGCTTCATGTTTCAACGG CCTATGTAGTTGGTGAACAAGAAGGCCTAATAGCAGAGAAGCCATTCTTCATGGGTGAGACACTAAGGGTGGGCACACATTTGGATATAGAATCCGAGCTAAATCTGATCAAAGAGACCAGGAGAGAACTAAGGGATGACGGTTCCACTGAGAAAGACGAGAGGAAAGTCATGAAGAAACTTGGCCTCAAGAG GGCACGAAACTTTGGGTGGCCAAACTCCTATGTCTTCACTAAGGCAATGGGGGAGATGCTGATGGGGCTCTTGCAAGGGGACTTTCCGGTGGTCATCATCCGCCCGAGCATCATAACTAGTACACTCAAGGAGCCATTGCCTGGATGGATGGAAGGAATTAG GACCGTGGACGCAGTGATCATGGGTTATGCCAGGAAGACCTTACCATTCTTTCTAGGCAACCTTGATTTAATACTCGACATG ATTCCGGGGGACATGGTGGTGAATGCTATGATGGTTGCCATGGCAGCACACTCAGATGATCAAAAAGGTCAGATCATCTACAATGTAACTTCGTCGGTAAGCAACCCAGCACCCTCAGCCCTAGTCATCGACGCAATGCACCGTTACTTCTTTGAGAACCCGCCATGCAAGGGGAACGGTAAGCGTGTCCGGTTGAAGAAGATGCGATTCTTTAGCACACTCACACAGTTGAGATTGTACATGGCCATCAAGTACAAGCTTCCCCTCGAG ATGCTTCGCCTAGTGAGCATCGCACTCTGCGGCATTTTCTCAGAATGCTACAACGAGCTCAACGGAAAATACAGTTTCGTTATGCAGATGGTCGAGCTCTATGCACCATACACCTTGTTCAAAGGGTG CTTTGAAGACACGAACTTGGAGAAGCTAAGGACGACAATGAATAAGGATGACCAAATTAACAATGGAGCATATTACTTTGACTTTGATCCCAAGTCCATAAACTGGGTTGATTATTTGTATGGTGTACACATCCCTGGTGTGCTTAAATATTGTATTTAA
- the LOC119266637 gene encoding fatty acyl-CoA reductase 1-like isoform X2, whose product MIGEMDADSVVGYFRGKSILITGSTGFLGKEKILRVQPDVKKLYLLIRAPDAVSAKLRIQTEIIGREIFHVLKEKHGVRFNNFIEEKICPLVGDIIYENFGLDSAQLGELSKDVDVIVNGAATTNFFERYDVAFDVNVLGVKHICAFATKCPKLKMLLHVSTAYVAGEQEGIIPEKPILMGETIKVGTHLEIESELNLIKVTMQELKASCSTEKAGRKTMKELGLKRARHFGWPNTYVFTKAMGEMMMGLLPMDFPVVIIRPSIITSTLKEPLPGWMEGIKTIDSVVIGYAKQTLPFFLVDLDLIMDVIPGDMVVNAMMVAMVAHSEDQQVQIIYHVTSSLRNPAPYAILWKSLFRYFNDNPPCTGRNGEHVRLKKMRFFSSVMWFRLYMAFKYMLPLEMLRLVNIALCGVFSRVYNELSRKFRFMMQLSELYAPYTLFKGCFDDMNLDKLRMAMKKDNQNNNGAYYFDFDPKYIDWEDYFYSVHIPGVLKYTRD is encoded by the exons ATGATCGGTGAAATGGATGCGGACAGTGTTGTAGGATATTTCAGGGGCAAGAGTATCCTCATCACTGGTTCAACTGGCTTCCTAGGCAAAG AGAAGATACTGAGGGTTCAGCCTGATGTGAAGAAGCTCTACCTCTTGATTCGGGCCCCTGATGCTGTATCCGCGAAGCTTCGGATTCAGACTGAG ATCATAGGTCGGGAGATCTTTCATGTGCTAAAAGAAAAACATGGTGTGCGGTTCAATAATTTCATTGAGGAAAAGATATGTCCGTTGGTGGGAGATATCATTTATGAAAACTTTGGACTAGACAGTGCCCAGCTAGGGGAATTGTCCAAGGACGTAGATGTCATCGTCAACGGAGCTGCGACTACAAATTTCTTTGAAAG ATATGATGTGGCTTTCGATGTGAATGTCTTGGGTGTGAAGCACATCTGCGCATTTGCAACAAAATGTCCTAAGCTCAAGATGTTGCTTCATGTTTCAACAG CCTATGTAGCTGGTGAGCAAGAGGGGATAATACCAGAGAAGCCGATTTTGATGGGTGAGACCATAAAGGTGGGCACACATCTAGAGATCGAATCGGAGTTAAATTTAATCAAAGTGACCATGCAAGAACTAAAAGCTAGTTGTTCCACGGAGAAGGCTGGGAGGAAAACTATGAAGGAGCTTGGCCTCAAGAG GGCTCGACACTTCGGGTGGCCGAACACCTACGTATTCACCAAGGCaatgggggagatgatgatggggcTCCTACCAATGGACTTTCCGGTTGTCATCATCCGCCCAAGCATTATAACCAGTACCCTCAAGGAGCCATTGCCTGGATGGATGGAAGGAATCAA GACAATCGACTCGGTGGTCATCGGATACGCCAAGCAGACCTTGCCCTTCTTCTTAGTCGACCTAGATTTAATAATGGATGTG ATTCCAGGGGACATGGTGGTGAATGCTATGATGGTTGCCATGGTAGCACACTCAGAGGATCAGCAGGTGCAAATCATCTATCATGTAACATCGTCGCTGCGGAACCCAGCACCTTACGCCATCCTTTGGAAGTCTCTCTTTCGGTACTTCAATGACAACCCCCCATGCACGGGAAGGAATGGTGAGCATGTTCGGCTGAAGAAGATGCGGTTCTTCAGCTCTGTCATGTGGTTCAGGCTGTACATGGCCTTCAAGTACATGCTTCCCCTCGAG ATGCTTCGCCTAGTGAACATTGCACTTTGTGGTGTTTTCTCACGGGTATACAACGAACTCAGCAGAAAATTCCGATTCATGATGCAGTTGAGCGAATTATATGCACCATACACTTTGTTCAAAGGGTG CTTTGATGACATGAACTTGGATAAACTAAGGATGGCGATGAAAAAGGACAATCAAAATAACAATGGGGCCTATTACTTTGATTTTGATCCCAAGTACATTGACTGGGAAGATTATTTCTACAGTGTTCACATCCCTGGTGTGCTCAAATATACGCGTGATTGA
- the LOC119266636 gene encoding O-acyltransferase WSD1-like isoform X2 has translation MSAATHSSRPLSVRVSREKECADNSMVEPMSPTGRVMEELGVCIVVVIGLGVPVNLPVFRAGIETELLTRFPRFRSIQVMDESTNNGKPRWVQTPVNMDDHIVVPRLDPEAVASDPEKAVEDYVASLSLLPMDRRRPLWELHFLDFPSSEAASTVVLRLHHSIGDGTSITTLLMASSRSTADPARVPAMPPPPKRTGAIYQREPRPPLSSGDYLALLAWFWSYVVLAWHTLVDVAMIVATILFLSDPRTLFTRADGVEPRARKRFVHRSLSFDDVKLIKTAMNCTINDVLAGVTSAALSQYYFKKSGDTNMKRICLRSLVLVDARPVSTRQTYVTRVETGNRLSSLICPFNIALQDDPLEYVREAKRFMHRKKSSLEVLFTRVVGEFLVKKFGVKAGAFIFRRFVERTTIIFSNALGPVEHMALCGHPVAFMAPSIYGPPQALTVHYHNYGSDIKVVLAVDDAQFPDCHQLLDGFAEAIRIIKNAAALKTLTTSI, from the exons ATGAGCGCAGCCACTCACTCAAGCCGTCCGCTCTCTGTCCGTGTGTCACGAGAGAAGGAATGTGCTGACAATTCCATGGTAGAGCCCATGAGCCCTACCGGAAGAGTCATGGAGGAGTTGGGTGTGTGCATCGTCGTCGTGATAGGGCTTGGCGTGCCGGTGAACCTGCCCGTCTTCCGTGCCGGCATCGAAACAGAACTGCTTACTCGTTTCCCACGCTTCCGCAGTATTCAA GTAATGGACGAGTCCACCAACAATGGCAAGCCGCGATGGGTGCAAACTCCGGTGAACATGGACGACCACATCGTCGTTCCCAGGCTGGATCCTGAGGCTGTGGCGTCCGACCCAGAAAAGGCCGTGGAGGACTACGTGGCGTCGCTGTCCCTGCTCCCGATGGACAGGCGCCGCCCGCTCTGGGAGCTCCACTTCCTCGACTTTCCATCCTCCGAGGCAGCCTCCACGGTGGTGCTCCGCCTGCACCACTCCATCGGCGACGGCACCTCCATCACGACGCTCCTCATGGCGTCGTCCCGCAGCACGGCCGACCCGGCGAGGGTGCCAGCTATGCCGCCACCACCCAAGCGCACGGGCGCCATCTACCAGCGAGAACCACGGCCTCCGCTGTCTTCAGGTGATTACCTCGCACTGCTTGCATGGTTTTGGTCGTATGTCGTGCTGGCCTGGCACACACTGGTGGATGTAGCGATGATCGTTGCAACGATACTGTTCTTGAGTGATCCACGCACGCTCTTCACGCGTGCGGATGGCGTCGAGCCTCGCGCCCGCAAGCGTTTCGTGCACCGGAGCCTTAGCTTTGACGATGTCAAGCTCATCAAGACTGCCATGAACTGC ACTATTAACGACGTGCTAGCCGGTGTGACTTCAGCAGCTCTTTCACAATATTACTTTAAGAAATCCG GTGACACTAACATGAAGAGAATCTGTTTGCGATCACTCGTCCTAGTCGACGCAAGGCCAGTCTCCACCCGACAA ACATATGTTACCAGAGTAGAGACAGGCAATCGACTTAGCAGCCTCATCTGTCCATTTAATATAGCCTTGCAAGATGATCCCCTTGAGTACGTTCGGGAGGCAAAAAGATTTATGCATAGGAAAAAGAGCTCTCTAGAAGTGCTGTTCACACGAGTGGTCGGTGAATTTTTGGTGAAGAAATTTGGTGTCAAG GCAGGAGCTTTTATCTTCCGCCGTTTTGTGGAGCGAACAACCATCATATTTTCAAATGCCCTTGGACCAGTTGAACATATGGCGTTATGTGGGCACCCAGTTGCCTTCATGGCACCTAGTATCTACGGTCCGCCACAA GCTTTGACCGTGCACTACCATAATTATGGTAGTGATATCAAGGTAGTTCTGGCAGTTGATGACGCTCAATTTCCAGATTGTCACCAGCTTTTGGATGGTTTTGCCGAGGCCATTAGAATCATTAAGAATGCGGCAGCACTCAAGACGTTGACAACATCAATCTAG
- the LOC119266636 gene encoding O-acyltransferase WSD1-like isoform X1, which produces MSAATHSSRPLSVRVSREKECADNSMVEPMSPTGRVMEELGVCIVVVIGLGVPVNLPVFRAGIETELLTRFPRFRSIQVMDESTNNGKPRWVQTPVNMDDHIVVPRLDPEAVASDPEKAVEDYVASLSLLPMDRRRPLWELHFLDFPSSEAASTVVLRLHHSIGDGTSITTLLMASSRSTADPARVPAMPPPPKRTGAIYQREPRPPLSSGDYLALLAWFWSYVVLAWHTLVDVAMIVATILFLSDPRTLFTRADGVEPRARKRFVHRSLSFDDVKLIKTAMNCTINDVLAGVTSAALSQYYFKKSGDTNMKRICLRSLVLVDARPVSTRQTYVTRVETGNRLSSLICPFNIALQDDPLEYVREAKRFMHRKKSSLEVLFTRVVGEFLVKKFGVKKAGAFIFRRFVERTTIIFSNALGPVEHMALCGHPVAFMAPSIYGPPQALTVHYHNYGSDIKVVLAVDDAQFPDCHQLLDGFAEAIRIIKNAAALKTLTTSI; this is translated from the exons ATGAGCGCAGCCACTCACTCAAGCCGTCCGCTCTCTGTCCGTGTGTCACGAGAGAAGGAATGTGCTGACAATTCCATGGTAGAGCCCATGAGCCCTACCGGAAGAGTCATGGAGGAGTTGGGTGTGTGCATCGTCGTCGTGATAGGGCTTGGCGTGCCGGTGAACCTGCCCGTCTTCCGTGCCGGCATCGAAACAGAACTGCTTACTCGTTTCCCACGCTTCCGCAGTATTCAA GTAATGGACGAGTCCACCAACAATGGCAAGCCGCGATGGGTGCAAACTCCGGTGAACATGGACGACCACATCGTCGTTCCCAGGCTGGATCCTGAGGCTGTGGCGTCCGACCCAGAAAAGGCCGTGGAGGACTACGTGGCGTCGCTGTCCCTGCTCCCGATGGACAGGCGCCGCCCGCTCTGGGAGCTCCACTTCCTCGACTTTCCATCCTCCGAGGCAGCCTCCACGGTGGTGCTCCGCCTGCACCACTCCATCGGCGACGGCACCTCCATCACGACGCTCCTCATGGCGTCGTCCCGCAGCACGGCCGACCCGGCGAGGGTGCCAGCTATGCCGCCACCACCCAAGCGCACGGGCGCCATCTACCAGCGAGAACCACGGCCTCCGCTGTCTTCAGGTGATTACCTCGCACTGCTTGCATGGTTTTGGTCGTATGTCGTGCTGGCCTGGCACACACTGGTGGATGTAGCGATGATCGTTGCAACGATACTGTTCTTGAGTGATCCACGCACGCTCTTCACGCGTGCGGATGGCGTCGAGCCTCGCGCCCGCAAGCGTTTCGTGCACCGGAGCCTTAGCTTTGACGATGTCAAGCTCATCAAGACTGCCATGAACTGC ACTATTAACGACGTGCTAGCCGGTGTGACTTCAGCAGCTCTTTCACAATATTACTTTAAGAAATCCG GTGACACTAACATGAAGAGAATCTGTTTGCGATCACTCGTCCTAGTCGACGCAAGGCCAGTCTCCACCCGACAA ACATATGTTACCAGAGTAGAGACAGGCAATCGACTTAGCAGCCTCATCTGTCCATTTAATATAGCCTTGCAAGATGATCCCCTTGAGTACGTTCGGGAGGCAAAAAGATTTATGCATAGGAAAAAGAGCTCTCTAGAAGTGCTGTTCACACGAGTGGTCGGTGAATTTTTGGTGAAGAAATTTGGTGTCAAG AAGGCAGGAGCTTTTATCTTCCGCCGTTTTGTGGAGCGAACAACCATCATATTTTCAAATGCCCTTGGACCAGTTGAACATATGGCGTTATGTGGGCACCCAGTTGCCTTCATGGCACCTAGTATCTACGGTCCGCCACAA GCTTTGACCGTGCACTACCATAATTATGGTAGTGATATCAAGGTAGTTCTGGCAGTTGATGACGCTCAATTTCCAGATTGTCACCAGCTTTTGGATGGTTTTGCCGAGGCCATTAGAATCATTAAGAATGCGGCAGCACTCAAGACGTTGACAACATCAATCTAG